The segment AAGCAAGGGACACAACGTAGCTCGCACTCCGTGTGGGGAGTCCCAGGTCGGGTAGGTTAACGGAGGAGATGTTGTGTAGTTGCTTGAGAACGTAGACATAATAGTTGAAATTCGCCAGTTCTTGCTCATCACTGAGGGCTCCGTAATAGGTCTGAGCACCTTCCTCAGAGGGCGTTATGGAGAGGCAGAACTTCGTCTTGTACCTCAGTGCAGAGGTTAGCTCGAGGACTACGTTTTGGAGCTTGATAGTTGCATTATCCTCACACGACACCTCTAGGTAGTGAGCCGATATAGACTCGCCACCAGCGGGCTTAGAGGAGCCATCACGGTCAGGCTCTATACCGACCATAATCTCTTGATAGTTATTGAACCCATCGTATGAAGTACCGCCACCAGTACCTAGCATATCGGGGTTGATCGCATAAAGGAGGAAGTATCCATCAGCCATACCGTCCCAGCCGAGATTGATATGAAAGTAGCCGTCCTGCTTATAGCCATCGCAGACGAAGGCGTGACCGACCGTACTACTAGCACCAGCGTAGTAGATAGGTCGTCCCTCGTTGAGCTCTGTAGCGATGATGTCCATCCAGTCCTCTATCGTATAGTTCATACGACTGAGTAGCCGAATGCCTTTCTTATACTTAAGGTACTTCTGCAGTCCCTCTTTAGGATACTGAGAGAAAGTGCCACTCCCTTGAGCACTATACTGCATCTGTGAGATGACTCCTACGTGATAGCATAGCGTGGAGAGTGCACTGATGACATCTTGAGTTGGGAAGTTTGGATCGGGCTGTGCGGGCATATGTGCCCAGTCGTAGACGTACTGTGAGAAGTCTACACGATGGGTGGTGCCGTCTTTCTCGGTATAGGAGCAGATGCCCTCGCCCTGATTAGGCCACTGGTGATAGCGGAGGATCTGTGAGAGTGCCGTCGCTACGCAGCCCACGACAGCACGACCATCCTCCTTGCTGGGACAAAGCGCGTTGAAGGGGTAACCCTGCCCCCACTGAATATCGCCAAGGAGAGGAGCGACCCCATCAGGACGTAGCTGTGAGGTGCGTGGCTTCACTACGGGCTTGCCACGCTCTACCAGAGCGTGCAGCGCTGCACGTACCTGAGCGAGAAACGAGGCGATATGCTCTGGCTGCTTTTCGTCTGGAATAAAAGCGCCCTCGTCAGCGTAAGCGATCACCTCAGGCAGTAGATCATCACCCGAGATCATCACATAGCCTCGCTTACTACCTATATTATACACGTAATAGGCGGAGGCTAGCGTCTGCACGACTGGAGCCGTCGTCTGGTGACGTACGGACCCCTCGCCAGCGTCAGCGGCTGGAGCGGACACGAGCGTTAGCAAGGGCGTGGTTGCTGAGCGTAGTGCAGCCAAATCGCTACGGCTAAAGTGCTGTGTGGTATATTGCTCGGCTATGAGACGAGCCTGCTGCTCTGTACGAGGCTTAGCCCATAGCGTACTCACACAGAGAGCCAGTCCTAGGACTAGGAAGAGGGAAAAGCGTTGGATCATATTATATGGCGTTTTATCTAGAGAGCAAATGTAATACAATTTTGGTACGTAGTAACTCTCTAGGTCTCATCTCAATTCCGCAAATTGTATCTCGTATTACTTCAGCGAGGACGGACGTATCGACGGTCTGCATCCGAGCCGTGCGTCCCTATACATTGCTACACATCAGCACGTTAAGCTTGCTTGCGATGGGCTAATTCCTATTTTGAGGTGCTGGGGAGAAAGCCACACGCAAAAAACTAACTGAAGTGAACGGCGATGCGGTAGAGGAAGAAGTCACTATTTCGGGTTCCATAGTTGATGGCGATAAAGCGTTGGAGGTTCTGGTTGAGTGCTTCTGCTGAAGCGTTGGTCTTATAGCCGAGGAAGTAGTTGCAGATCTCTCCTATGTGCTTGACCATAAAGTGAGCGATGTTCTTGACCTCTTCACATGGACTACTGAGGTGATTAGTGATGATCTCTAGAAGTGCTTTTTTCTTACACTCCAACAGGTGTCGGGAGGGTGTTATGGAGGTACCATTTCGCATAGGACGTTGGTACCACTTCCGTAGCGCTACGGAGAATTTGTACGCTTCTTTGATGTCTGGGAAAAGTCTAAAGAGTAGCCGAGCGCGTAGCTTTTGACTGGCTGTCTGCTCGTTGTGAAGCTTGTGTAGTAACCCTTTGCTGCGCTGGAGGAGCTGTAGCTGGGTATCTCCATTGGACAGCTCTTTTTTGAACTCTTTGAGCTCTTGCTGGATTTTGGGGGCGGGCTGCAGTTTAGACCGTTTGCGACTCGCCTCCTCCAGCTCCCGTTGCTTGCGTAGAAGCTCTTGGCGGTAGCGTATTCTTACTGACTGGACTTGATCAATGATGTTTTTGACAACGTGAAATTTGTCCGCAATTTGATAGGCATTGGGGAAGAGTTCACGAGCCACCCAGTCGTAGTTTGGAGCCATATCACGGGTTACGCAAGAGACTGCGAAAAGTGCTTCTTGGGAGATGTTTGATCTCATTAGATAGACGATCTGGGAGGCTCGGAGCGTGTTGACCATCAGGACGATTTTATTCGTCTCTGGGTTCGACACGATGGTGTAGCAATCCCCGTTGATGTTCTTTTCGTCTATGCAGATGGTGGATCCCATATTCTTCTCATTGAGAATGGGGATCTTTAGATCAGAACTTACAGGGCTTTTAGCAGAAGACCCTAGAGATCGTGAGGCTCCAGTCTTCTGCAAATGGCGTTGGTGCCCTGGGCTTTTGTATCCGCTCAAGACATCTTTGTACCAGCGAAAGAGTTTCTTCGAGCTCATCCCCATACAGTAGGCGACTTGCCCGATACTGGTGGGCTTAGACCCAATCAATTTCTTTTAAAAAATTGCCGAAAGCCTTGGTCGCTTTCATGCCTTTTTCATTGTATGAGTAGCTGTTGGAGTAGCTCTTTTCCTCTTGTCGCTGGTCCTGTTTTACCTTCCAGCGACGACGCTTGAGGTAGAGGAAGACCTCCTTGCCCATAGCTGGGAAGGTCTGCAACTCAATGTAGTTCGTATAGCCGTCTAGGACTATCTTTGAAAGATCTCCGTTGACCTCTTTTTTCAACTCTGCGGGGATATGGGCAGCGTCATCTTTCTCTACCATAAAGATGCGGTAAATGCCGTTTTCTTCAACCAACTTCTCGAAGTTAAAGTCTCGGAGAATTTCTTGTGGAGCGAATAGCTCAATCCAATCTAGTTCTTTAGTCATATTTGAGGTGGTAAGGGGGAGGGCGAAAAGCTCTCCTCATTCATTTGGGGGTGCAAGTTAATCAATTCACTTCAGTTAGTTTTTTGCGTGTGGCTTCTCCCCCAGCACCTCAAAATAGGAATTAGCCTTGCGATGCGATTTTCGGGGCTAAGATTCGATGAGCATTTGCTTTTGTCAAAATAATTGCGTTACTTTGCAGTCTGATTGCAGACCCACACCAGATGATGCTAATGGCTGGGCTGTGTCGATCTCAGAAACATCGTAGAAGTATAAAAGAAATACCACACCGTCATGTCTAAGATATGTCAGATCACCGGTAAGAAGGCTATGGTGGGCAATAATGTATCCCACTCAAAGCGTCGCACAAAGCGCACCTTTGACGTTAACCTCTTCCGCAAGAAGTTTTACTGGCCCGAGGAGGATCGCTGGATCTCTCTCAAGGTCTCAGCAGCTGGGCTCAGGCTCATCAACCGCGTAGGACTCAACGAGGCTCTGCGCCGTGCTAGCGATGCGGGCTACCTAAGCATCAAGAGCAAATAAACCACTCACTCCTTTAATCACACTCATTTACTATGGCTAAGAAAGGTAAAGGCGATCGAGTACAGGTAATACTCGAGTGCACAGAGCACAAAGAGAGTGGCATGCCAGGCACCTCTCGCTACGTCACCACAAAGAATAGAAAGAATACCACACAGCGCCTAGAGCTTAAGAAGTACAATCCTATCCTCAAGCGCTACACACTACACCGTGAGATTAAGTAATCATCTCTCCCCTTCCTACTAACAAAATAAGAACTAAGTACAATGGCTAAGAAATCGGTCGCAACCTTTAGAACGGGCGATGGTCGCTCATACTCGAAGGTTATCAAGATGGTCAAGTCGCCTAAGACTGGTGCTTATACCTTCCAAGAGGAGATGGTACCAAATGACCACGTACAAGACTTCCTCAAGAAGTAATCTGCATAAGCATATAGAGACGCTACCATAGAGGCCGGGGCTACAAACATACACCCTCCTCTACTCGGTGAGCGAATACCATACAGAGAGCATAGATACGACGTTGTATCTATGCTCTCTTACTTTATATCGAAAGTATGCGGCACTCGTATCTCTTAGACTTCGCAAACATCGGTTTATCGAAAAGATTTTTCGAGAAGACGAGGAGATGTAGCGGAGTTTTTGTATTTTTGGGAAGTCATCATTTACTATAAACGGAATACAGCTATGAGTACACAAAACCGCATCATACCTCCCAGCGAACTGATCGTCAATGACGATGGTTCGATCTTTCACCTTCACCTGAAACCCGAACAACTAGCTGACAAGATAGTCCTCTGTGGCGACCCAGCGCGTGTGGATATGATCGCATCGCACTTCGACTCGCAGGAGTGCTCGGTAAGCAATCGTGAGTTTCACTCCATCACGGGCACCTATCGCGGCAAGCGGATCACCGTGCAGAGTCACGGCATCGGCTGCGACAACATAGAGATCGTCATCAACGAGCTAGATGCACTCGCCAATATCGACTTAGAGACCCGTCAGGTACGTCCTAACCACCGTAAGCTGACGATGGTACGTGTGGGTACCAGTGGCGGTCTGCAACCTGAGACCCCGATAGGCACTTACGTCGCAGCACACAAGGCGATCGGCTTCGAGGGTTCGCTCTTTTTCTACGCCAATACGGAGGCAATAAGAGACCTCCCCTTTGAGGCTGCGCTCAAGGAGCAGCTACAGTGGCCGATCAAGGGACTTGATCCCTACGTGGTCAATTGTAGTGAGTCTCTTTATCAGCAGATCGTCGGTGACTATGGGGACATCGTGCGTGGCTGTACGATCGCTGCCAACGGATTTTACGCACCTCAGGGACGACAGCTGCGTCTACCTCTTGCTGACCCAACGCTGAATCAGAAGATCGAGGCCTTTGAGTACGAAGGACAGCGCATCACCAACTTTGAGATGGAGTCGGCTGCTCTCAGTGGTATCGGCAGCCTCCTCGGGCACGACACGCTAACCGTCTGCTACATCATCGCTGGACGTCAGAATCTGAATATGAACACCAACTACAAGCAAGGTATCGATGGGCTCATCGAGCTCGTTCTAGAGCGTATCTGACGAATAGAGCAGCGGATTGGTTCCTTTAACTAAAAGTTAATCTACCCTTTCTGCTTGTCGTATGACTATTTTTTCGTACCTTTAGAGTGTCGGGATGATTTCTCCTACCTTCGTCCTTAAGTACATGGTAGTAGAGGTAAGAGAGTCCATCAAGACACTATGAGATGGTCCGAAGAGACTTACAGACTACACAAACTAGAACAAACTTATATTCACAATATAAACAACAGAACAAATATGAATAACACAGGACGTATAGCATTAGGCATCGCTCTCGGAGCAGCCATAGGAGCAGCTATCACTTACCTCTCTGACCGCGACAAGCGTGATCGTCTCTACGATGATCTCAGCACCACGGCAGATCGCACGCGTGACTCGCTGGTAGAGGGATACTATGAGGCAAAGGATCGATTCGAGACTTATCGCGACAAGCTACAAAAGCGTGGCGCAAAGTTTGCCGAAGAGGTCGAGGAGCAGTTCGACGAGACCGTGGACAAGGCTAAGGAGACAGCCAGCAAAGCTAAGGAGACTGTCGAGGAAGCTAAGAAGGCGGTCAAGTAAGTTCTCGGACTGAGACAATTTCCATTGAGGAATACACAATAGGACTTAGAGGGTAGCATGCTCATCCGCACAAAGAGACCGCAGGTCACTTACGACAGATGAGTACGCTACCCTTTTGGTCATTATCCTCTCACCTCTAGCTTCTAACCTCTAAGCTCTAACTTCCTATGCAAGACTTTAATATATCTCGCTTTATCTACCATACCAAGGAGTACCTCAAGGCATCCGCTCGCCGAGTAATCTACTCAAGCACTGATGCGGGCATGAAGGTCGCAGGAAATCTCCTTACGATACTTCTAGTACTGTCGTTAATGCCTTTCGTGATGATCCTCCTACTCTTCGCTGGAGTAGCTGGTATCAATGCCTGGCTAGAACTAGGTTGGGGGTGGAGCTTCCTCATAGGTGCTGGAGTCTTACTACTATTAGTAGTCATCACGCTGTTACTGCGCAAAGCCATCGTGCGCACCATCAGTACCAGTATCTATCGCAAGGTATACAGTTCGCTAGCCAAGCTAGATGACAAACTACGCCCACAGCCGATGGCATCCGAAGAGGAAGACTCAAGTTACATTGCTCCTAAGAGCAAAGGAGCCCTCACCCCTACCGACGAAGCATCCACCACGCAAACCCGCTAACCTGACCATCTAACATGAAGAAAAGAGTATCATATCAAGACTTCCAAAGACGTCAGAAACTCGCCGAGGCTGATCTCGTAATCGCTGAGCGTGCCTGGCAGAGAGACTTAGGATATATCAAAGGGCTAGGCATCAAGAAGACACTTATCAATGAGGCAAAAGAGCAGATAGCTCCTCCAGGCTCTCTACTAGGTCGCCTACTCACGCCATCGACACGTAAGCAGCGACGTAAGGGGAACTCTCTACTCTCTAAGCTCACTGGAGGCTCTAAGCAATCTACCTATAGTTCTCTGACACAGAGCGATCAAGACGGAAAGAGCTCCCAAGGAGTGACACAGCGAATCATCAATACCGGTTTGTCTCTCGCTAAGCCAATCCTATGGACCGTAGGACTAGGCATGGCAAAGGGCTTTCTTCGCAGAAAGTTTAAGCCTCTTCGCTTCATCCTTCGCTAAGCGCTCTGAAAAACCTCTCCTCCTTTACAAATCTCACGAGTAACGATTTGTAAGGATGCACGGCTCGTGTCGAGTCGGAGAGTGTCCGTCCTCGTATCTATGAGGTCAAAAACTTAACAACAACGGACACACTCTTGCTAGACACTCAGTCGTGCGTTCATACGAAGATTGCTACACGTTAGCATCTTAAGCCAGCTCATAATGAGCTTTTCGAAGTTGAAGACTAGAGGCTCCAATCGCTTATTTCACTACCTTTGCGGAGCGTAGGAAAGAGACATAGCGCCCATTCAAGGTCATGCGATCGTCTCGCCTTAGTTTAAGTTTCTCTTAGCGTGGCACTTTTTCTGAAGCTTTATGCACCTCAAAAGTAGATATCTTCTTATCGTCTTACTGGCATTCATTTGTCGTTCGCTCGTAGCGCAGGAGCGAGCCGCTCTAGAGCAGCTTTATCAACCGATCCTCGAGCGGCCGCTAGGCGTAGCCCCCGCCGTCAGCGACAGTGTCTGGGAGCAACTCCTACAGAAAGCTCTAGACGCCCCCGAGACCACCGTCACCTTGCAGACCAAGGCACAGGACTCTCTGGAGATGCGGATAGACAAAGCGCGTCTCCGCTGCACGATCTCCATATCAGGTCTCCTCACCTACGAGCTACTACTCGCTCCCTGGCGCACTCAGGGCGAGCAGCCTTTACTACAGATCACCACCCTCGAGCAGCCCTATCGAGTGAGTCAGCTCACCGCCTTCCTCCCCAAGCAAGAGAAGCAGTGGGTGCTAGACGCTACTATCCCATACACAGACTGGCTCATACACACCAAGGAAAAAGAGCCCGTCCTCTCCCCTTCCGAGTCCCTTTTGTCTCAGCTAGCAAAGATGCCGCTCGTGTTAACCTTTGCCACAGAGCAAGGCAGACGAGCGGTCAGGATCTGTGCGACTCCCTCCCTGGAGGGCTGGACTACAAAGGAGGAGACCAAGCGCATCGAGTCACTCATCAGTACATCGCCCCTATCCTATCAATTGACACGGCGGGGCATCTTGAAAAGAATCAAGTAAGATCACCCCATGGCTAGACTAGACAACAAGCACATCAAGTATATCATCGCAGGAGCTGCCCTCGTGGTGCTCCTCGTCATCGTAGGTGCATGGATATATATAAGGAGTGAGCGACAGCAGATGCAGAGCGTGCAGAGCGAACTGGTCGACATGGAGAAGCAGCGCATGCAGCAAGAGCTAGACGAGCTAGCAGCACAGTATCAGCTACAGTACGAGAAGCTCGCGTCATCGTCAGGCGAGACAAGCCTCTCCTTCGACAATGATGAGCTACTCGCTCAGCTTGAGAGCGAGCAGGAGCGTGTCAAGCAGCTAAGCCAAGAGCTAGCCACCGTCAAAGCCTCCAACGCTAAGCGTATCAGTGAGCTAACCGGCGAGATCAACACACTCCGGGCTCTACTCCGTAGCTACATCGTACAGATCGACTCTCTCAATGCGACCAATGAGCGACTAGTTGCCGAGAATCAGCAGGTCAAGGAGGACTACTCCCGCATTAGCAGCGAAGCTTCACGACTCTCTGAGGAGAAGGCTGCGCTATCAGACCGTGTCGCCATCGCAGCCCGCTTAGATCTCTCTGGGCTCACAGTCTCTTCGCTCAATGGTCGTGGCAAACGCACCTCACGCATCGACAAGGTGGAGACACTGGCGGTCTCCTTTACGATCAAAAAGAATGTCACTGCCCCCGTCGGCAACAAAGCAATTTACGTACGGATCCTCAACCCCAACGATATGCCGATGAGTGGCGAGGGGGGCGCCTTTAGCTTCGAGGGGCAGACCCTTCAGGCGACAGCCTCCAAGAGCATCGAGTACACAGGTGAGGACACCCCCGTCACCATCTACTACCAGATTACGCAGGCGCTCCTCTCAGGGAGCTACCGAGCAGACGTTTTTGCCGATGGGCATCGCATTGGCCATACCACCTTTACCTTATGATGAGATATCTATTGACGCCCCTGCGAGGCTTGCTTGTACTCGCACTCAGCTGCATACTCAGCAGCTCCCTCTATGCGCAAGGCAACTCACTCAAGCTGTCGCTACATGACTGCATTCGCTATCATCAGACGAGTCCAGTACCATCGGCACAACTAGAGGCACAGCGACAAGCAGCGCATGCTACACAGCTCAAGGCTCAGAGTAACTTCTTCCCCCAGATTTCCCTCTCGGGCGGATGGCTCTACACACCAGCCAAGCTTAAGCCTTTCTCCGTCGACCTCTCCTCCTGGCTTCCACCGATGCAGACACCAAACCTACCAGGAGTGCCCACTCTAGGCGAAGCTCAGTCTTGGCTCGATGATAAGATGAGCCTCGAGCTAGGACACGTCTTCTACGGCTCCCTCTCGCTACGTCAACCCATCTTCGCCGGTGGTCGCATCTATAACGGTGTACGCCTAGCACGGATCGGAGAGAGTGCGGCTGAGTACCAGTGGACTATACAGCAGCGCAGCGAGGAGGAGCAGATCGCCAAGACCTATTGGCAGGCAGTCCAGCTACAGGAGCAGCTCAAGGCGATCGCTCAGTTCAACGATATGCTAGACAAAACACTCGCAGACGTCTCAGCCATGAAGGAGCAAGGGGTCGTAGCGGATCGTGAGGTGGTCTCCGTACGGGTCAATCGCAACAACGCCAAGCTACAAGAGGGCAAGCTACGAGAGGGCTTGCAGGCACTGCTTATCCTACTCAAGCATCAGTGCCGTATCCCAGCCGACCAAGCCATAGAGCTTGCGCCCGACTTCACCCTCGC is part of the Porphyromonas asaccharolytica DSM 20707 genome and harbors:
- a CDS encoding transposase, with translation MSSKKLFRWYKDVLSGYKSPGHQRHLQKTGASRSLGSSAKSPVSSDLKIPILNEKNMGSTICIDEKNINGDCYTIVSNPETNKIVLMVNTLRASQIVYLMRSNISQEALFAVSCVTRDMAPNYDWVARELFPNAYQIADKFHVVKNIIDQVQSVRIRYRQELLRKQRELEEASRKRSKLQPAPKIQQELKEFKKELSNGDTQLQLLQRSKGLLHKLHNEQTASQKLRARLLFRLFPDIKEAYKFSVALRKWYQRPMRNGTSITPSRHLLECKKKALLEIITNHLSSPCEEVKNIAHFMVKHIGEICNYFLGYKTNASAEALNQNLQRFIAINYGTRNSDFFLYRIAVHFS
- a CDS encoding ISAon1 family transposase N-terminal region protein, which produces MTKELDWIELFAPQEILRDFNFEKLVEENGIYRIFMVEKDDAAHIPAELKKEVNGDLSKIVLDGYTNYIELQTFPAMGKEVFLYLKRRRWKVKQDQRQEEKSYSNSYSYNEKGMKATKAFGNFLKEIDWV
- the rpmB gene encoding 50S ribosomal protein L28 yields the protein MSKICQITGKKAMVGNNVSHSKRRTKRTFDVNLFRKKFYWPEEDRWISLKVSAAGLRLINRVGLNEALRRASDAGYLSIKSK
- the rpmG gene encoding 50S ribosomal protein L33, producing the protein MAKKGKGDRVQVILECTEHKESGMPGTSRYVTTKNRKNTTQRLELKKYNPILKRYTLHREIK
- a CDS encoding DUF4295 domain-containing protein, producing MAKKSVATFRTGDGRSYSKVIKMVKSPKTGAYTFQEEMVPNDHVQDFLKK
- a CDS encoding nucleoside phosphorylase, translated to MSTQNRIIPPSELIVNDDGSIFHLHLKPEQLADKIVLCGDPARVDMIASHFDSQECSVSNREFHSITGTYRGKRITVQSHGIGCDNIEIVINELDALANIDLETRQVRPNHRKLTMVRVGTSGGLQPETPIGTYVAAHKAIGFEGSLFFYANTEAIRDLPFEAALKEQLQWPIKGLDPYVVNCSESLYQQIVGDYGDIVRGCTIAANGFYAPQGRQLRLPLADPTLNQKIEAFEYEGQRITNFEMESAALSGIGSLLGHDTLTVCYIIAGRQNLNMNTNYKQGIDGLIELVLERI
- a CDS encoding YtxH domain-containing protein, which codes for MNNTGRIALGIALGAAIGAAITYLSDRDKRDRLYDDLSTTADRTRDSLVEGYYEAKDRFETYRDKLQKRGAKFAEEVEEQFDETVDKAKETASKAKETVEEAKKAVK
- a CDS encoding TolC family protein, with protein sequence MMRYLLTPLRGLLVLALSCILSSSLYAQGNSLKLSLHDCIRYHQTSPVPSAQLEAQRQAAHATQLKAQSNFFPQISLSGGWLYTPAKLKPFSVDLSSWLPPMQTPNLPGVPTLGEAQSWLDDKMSLELGHVFYGSLSLRQPIFAGGRIYNGVRLARIGESAAEYQWTIQQRSEEEQIAKTYWQAVQLQEQLKAIAQFNDMLDKTLADVSAMKEQGVVADREVVSVRVNRNNAKLQEGKLREGLQALLILLKHQCRIPADQAIELAPDFTLASQQPIDPCQPKLYSTINPMERVEIKAANLAVEAERRRAQMALGEMLPEVGFTAQLLTMSPNPMDGFKKQFGSTWMVGVAVQIPITGIYQGWQSRTAALANQQVRQLELQDAERAIQMQNEQASRQLTEALARYAETEQIRTDAQLNLDLSTEGHKEGVVTLETLSLAQRNWLESEMQYIETFVAVRLAQVAVNVATGQAIDL